The following coding sequences lie in one Miscanthus floridulus cultivar M001 chromosome 9, ASM1932011v1, whole genome shotgun sequence genomic window:
- the LOC136481682 gene encoding amino acid permease 3-like — protein MAAKAADHVGSREELEVSVEAGNLADDDAARLDDDGRPRRTGTMWTASAHIITAVIGAGVLSLAWAMAQLGWAVGTAMMLLFAGISYYTSTLLAECYRCGAGDPESDAGTGKRNYTYTEAVRSILGGAKVRLCGVIQYANLVGIAIGYTIAASISMRAIKRADCFHVRGHRNPCRGSSNPYMILFGAVEVVFSQIPDFDQIWWLSIVAAAMSFTYATIGLALGIAQTVANGGFKGSLTGVGVGGGVTPMQKVWRSLQAFGDISFAYSYAYILIEIQNTIKAPPPSEATVMKKATMVSVATTTVFYMLCGCMGYATFGDAVPDNLLTGFGFYEPFWLLDIANVAIVVHLVGAYQVFCQPLFAFVEKWAAATWPNSAFITRELGAVGPFKLSVFRLTWRTAFVCLTTLVAMMLPFFGNVVGLLGAVSFWPLSVYFPVEMYIAQRGVRRWSTRWVCLQTLSAACLLVSVAGAVGSTAGVIDAVKLHRPFSGG, from the exons ATGGCCGCGAAGGCAGCAGACCACGTGGGCAGCAGGGAGGAGTTGGAGGTGTCAGTGGAGGCGGGCAACCTCGCCGACGACGACGCCGCGCGGCTAGACGACGACGGGCGGCCGCGGCGGACGGGCACCATGTGGACGGCGAGCGCGCACATCATCACGGCGGTGATCGGCGCCGGCGTCCTGTCCCTTGCGTGGGCGATGGCGCAGCTGGGCTGGGCGGTGGGCACCGCCATGATGCTGCTCTTCGCCGGCATCAGCTACTACACCTCCACGCTGCTCGCCGAGTGCTACCGCTGCGGCGCCGGCGACCCGGAGTCGGACGCCGGGACCGGGAAGCGCAACTACACGTACACGGAGGCCGTGCGCAGCATCCTCGGCGGCGCCAAGGTCAGGCTCTGCGGCGTCATCCAGTACGCCAACCTCGTCGGCATCGCCATCGGATACACcatcgccgcctccatcagcatGAGGGCGATCAAGAGGGCGGACTGCTTCCACGTCAGAGGCCACAGGAACCCGTGCCGCGGCTCCAGCAACCCGTACATGATCCTCTTCGGCGCCGTCGAGGTCGTCTTCTCGCAGATACCGGACTTCGACCAGATATGGTGGCTCTCCATCGTCGCCGCCGCCATGTCCTTCACCTACGCCACCATCGGACTCGCGCTCGGGATCGCGCAGACCGTCGCCAACGGCGGGTTCAAGGGCAGCCTCACCGGCGTCGGTGTCGGCGGCGGGGTCACGCCGATGCAGAAGGTCTGGCGCAGTCTGCAGGCCTTCGGCGACATCTCCTTCGCCTACTCCTACGCCTACATCCTTATCGAGATACAG AACACGATCaaggcgccgccgccgtcggaggCGACGGTGATGAAGAAGGCGACGATGGTGAGCGTGGCGACGACGACGGTGTTCTACATGCTGTGCGGGTGCATGGGCTACGCCACCTTCGGCGACGCGGTGCCGGACAACCTACTCACGGGGTTCGGCTTCTACGAGCCCTTCtggctcctcgacatcgccaacGTCGCCATCGTCGTGCACCTCGTCGGGGCCTACCAGGTCTTCTGCCAGCCGCTCTTCGCCTTCGTCGAGAAGTGGGCGGCGGCCACGTGGCCCAACAGCGCCTTCATCACCCGGGAGCTCGGCGCCGTCGGCCCCTTCAAGCTCAGCGTGTTCCGCCTCACCTGGCGCACGGCGTTCGTCTGCCTCACCACCCTCGTCGCCATGATGCTCCCCTTCTTCGGCAACGTCGTGGGCCTGCTCGGCGCCGTCTCGTTCTGGCCTCTCAGCGTCTACTTCCCCGTCGAGATGTACATCGCGCAGCGCGGCGTGCGCAGGTGGAGCACGCGCTGGGTCTGTCTCCAGACGCTCAGCGCCGCGTGCCTCCTTGTCTCCGTCGCCGGCGCCGTAGGCTCCACGGCCGGCGTCATAGACGCAGTCAAGTTGCACCGGCCGTTCAGTGGTGGCTGA